The nucleotide window GGCCCAGATTCTGGGCCTGGCCAACGCCGGTGGCGACACCATCAATGCGGTCAAGGCGGCCAATGAATTCGGCCTGACCAAAACCATGAAGCTGGCCGGTCTGCTGATGTTCATCAACGACGTGCACTCGCTGGGCCTCAAAGCCACGCAAGGCATGTACCTGACTGACAGCTGGTACTGGAACCAATCGCCCGAATCGCGCGCCTGGAGCAAACGCTTCTTTGACAAGTTCAAACGCATGCCTTCCAGCCTGCAAGCCGCAGATTACTCGGCCGCGCAGTTCTACCTGGCCGCCGTCAAGGCCGCTGGTACCGATGATGGTGACAAGGTCATGGCCCAGATGCGCAAGTCCAAGGTCAACGACATGTACGCCAAGGGTGGCTGGATCCGTGATGACGGCACCATGATGCACGACATGTACCTGATGCAGGTGAAGACACCTGAAAAGTCCAACACACCTTGGGACTACTACAACGTGGTTGCCACGACCAAGGCCGAAGACGCGTTCCTGACCAAGGCCGAGTCCAAGTGCGCCTTGTGGAAGTAATCTGATCTTGAACTGAACTGCGACTGAACACGATCCCCATGGAAATCTTCGGCATCCCGATACAGGCCTTTCTGGGCCAACTCCTGCTTGGCCTGGTCAACGGCTCGTTTTACGCGATGCTGAGCCTGGGTCTGGCAGTCATCTTCGGGCTGCTGGGGATCGTGAATTTCGCGCACGGAGCGCTGTACATGATTGGCGCCTACGTGGCGTTTGTTGCGCTGGACAAATTTGGCATCAACTTCTGGTTTGCGCTGGTCATCTCGCCGCTGGTGGTGGGCGCGCTCGGTGTGGTCATCGAGCGTACGCTGCTTAAGCGCTTGTACAAGATTGATCCCATCTACGGCTTGCTTTTGACCTTTGGTCTAGCGCTGATTGCCGAGGGTGTATTCCGTTACTGGTTTGACGTATCGGGCCAGTCGTATCCGGTGCCCGATTTGCTGCAAGGCGCCACCAATCTGGGCTTTATGGTGCTGCCGAACTACCGCGCGTTTGTGGTGTTCGCCTCCGTCGTGATTTGCCTGTCTACGTGGTTTGTCATCGAGCGCACTCGGCTGGGTGCTTATCTGCGTGCTGGCACCGAAAACCCGACGCTGGTCCAAGCCTTCGGTATCAATGTGCCGATGATGGTGATGCTGACCTATGGCGGCGGTTGCGGTCTGGCTGCGCTGGCCGGTGTGCTGGCTGCGCCCATCATTCAGGTCACGCCGCTGATGGGCAGCAACCTGATCATCGTGGTGTTTGCCGTCGTTGTGATCGGTGGCATGGGCTCCATCCTCGGATCAATATTGACAGGCCTCGCGTTGGGCCTCATTGAGGGTTTGACCAAAGTGTTTTACCCGGAAGCTTCGAGCATCGTCGTGTTCGTGATCATGGCCATCGTGCTGATGATCCGGCCTGCCGGTCTGTTCGGTAAGGAAAAATAATGAGCACGGCTCCCGACAAAACCCAGAAACTTGGCCGTGTGGTGCTGTGGATCGCACTGGCATTGCTGGTGGCGGCGCCGTTCATTGGCCTGTACCCCGTCTTCATGATGAAGGCGCTGTGTTATGCCATCTTCGCCTGCGCGTTCAACCTGCTGCTGGGTTACACCGGCTTGCTGTCCTTCGGGCACGCGGCCTACCTGGGCGCGGCGGCTTACACCACGGGTTACCTGGTGCGATCGGTTGGCCTGTCGCCAGAACTTGGCATCATCGCCGGCACGCTGATCGCGGCGCTCTGCGGTCTGGTCATCGGGCTGATCGCCATCCGCAGGCAAGGCATTTACTTTGCCATGGTTACGCTGGCCATGGCGCAGATGATCTACTTCGTCTTCCTGCAGGCACCTTTCACCGGCGGTGAAGACGGCCTGCAAGGCGTGCCGCGCGGCAACCTTTTTGGTTTGTTTTCGCTGGCAAACGATACGGTTCTGTACTACGTGGTGCTGGCGGTGTTTGTGGCGGTGTTCCTCTTCATCATCCGCATCGTGCACTCGCCCTACGGCCAGGTGCTCAAGGCCATCCGCGAAAACGAACCGCGCGCTGTGTCTCTGGGCTACGACGTAGACCGCTACAAGTTGCTGGCCTTTGTGTTGTCCACCGCGATTGCCGGACTGGCCGGTTCGCTCAAAACCCTGGTGCTCGGCTTTGCCACGTTGAACGACGCGCACTGGTCAATATCAGGCGAGGTGATCCTGATGACCCTGCTGGGTGGCCTGGGCACCTTTGCCGGCCCGGTCATTGGTGCCTTCACCATCATCGGCCT belongs to Rhodoferax saidenbachensis and includes:
- a CDS encoding branched-chain amino acid ABC transporter permease, with the translated sequence MEIFGIPIQAFLGQLLLGLVNGSFYAMLSLGLAVIFGLLGIVNFAHGALYMIGAYVAFVALDKFGINFWFALVISPLVVGALGVVIERTLLKRLYKIDPIYGLLLTFGLALIAEGVFRYWFDVSGQSYPVPDLLQGATNLGFMVLPNYRAFVVFASVVICLSTWFVIERTRLGAYLRAGTENPTLVQAFGINVPMMVMLTYGGGCGLAALAGVLAAPIIQVTPLMGSNLIIVVFAVVVIGGMGSILGSILTGLALGLIEGLTKVFYPEASSIVVFVIMAIVLMIRPAGLFGKEK
- a CDS encoding branched-chain amino acid ABC transporter permease, which gives rise to MSTAPDKTQKLGRVVLWIALALLVAAPFIGLYPVFMMKALCYAIFACAFNLLLGYTGLLSFGHAAYLGAAAYTTGYLVRSVGLSPELGIIAGTLIAALCGLVIGLIAIRRQGIYFAMVTLAMAQMIYFVFLQAPFTGGEDGLQGVPRGNLFGLFSLANDTVLYYVVLAVFVAVFLFIIRIVHSPYGQVLKAIRENEPRAVSLGYDVDRYKLLAFVLSTAIAGLAGSLKTLVLGFATLNDAHWSISGEVILMTLLGGLGTFAGPVIGAFTIIGLQDFLSDRVGSWINVIIGVIFVVCVVAFRKGMVGELQAWRQRKRAG